From the genome of Phyllostomus discolor isolate MPI-MPIP mPhyDis1 chromosome 12, mPhyDis1.pri.v3, whole genome shotgun sequence, one region includes:
- the LOC118496646 gene encoding zinc finger protein 239-like: MWQGRRLSSGRLGRTSWPAMNFFSNKENSNNRAKCVAVFQKGKAQLSTLNNWEEHMKSFSHKHMLVWHQRVLTRESCFMSHGCGKLFSKSGSLIRHQNFHTGERAFESGKCGTLFKKSHDVEPWRGKTRESPYECTECGKSFTRNSHLVAHRRVHTGERPYECGECGKSFKHKSNLIVHQRIHTRVKPCGYSECGKCFNQKSSLIVHQRVHTEESPYQYNECGKSFKQNSSISFHQEVHIGQRSIECSECSKSFSCKSNLIKHLRVHTGEKPYECGKCGKSFSQSSSLIQYQRVNTGKRPYECNECGKPFSQISAFCYHQRVHTGERPFKCIDCEKSFAAYLSLINHRRIHTG; this comes from the coding sequence ATGTGGCAGGGAAGACGCTTATCTTCAGGGAGACTGGGAAGGACTTCATGGCCAGCTATGAATTTCTTCAGCAACAAGGAGAATTCAAACAACAGAGCCAAGTGTGTGGCAGTTTTTCAGAAGGGAAAGGCTCAATTATCAACTCTCAACAATTGGGAAGAACACATGAAATCCTTCAGCCACAAACACATGCTTGTTTGGCACCAGAGAGTCCTCACTAGAGAAAGTTGTTTTATGTCCCATGGATGTGGGAAATTGTTTAGCAAAAGTGGTAGCCTCATTAGACATCAGAATTTTCACACAGGAGAAAGAGCTTTCGAGTCTGGGAAGTGtggaacattatttaaaaagtcccATGACGTTGAACCCTGGAGAGGAAAAACCAGAGAAAGTCCTTATGAATGTACAGAGTGTGGGAAATCATTTACCAGAAACTCCCACCTTGTTGCACATaggagagttcacactggagaaagaccTTATGAGTGTGGTGAATGTGGAAAATCATTTAAGCACAAGTCCAACCTCATTGTACACCAAAGAATTCACACCAGAGTAAAGCCTTGTGGATatagtgaatgtgggaaatgctTTAACCAAAAATCTAGCCTTATTGTCCACCAAAGAGTTCACACTGAAGAAAGTCCTTATCAGTACAACGAATGTGGAAAATCCTTCAAACAAAACTCAAGTATCAGTTTCCATCAGGAAGTTCATATTGGACAAAGGTCTATTGAGTGCAGTGAATGTAGCAAATCTTTTAGCTGCAAATCTAACCTCATTAAACACCtcagagttcacactggagaaaaaccttATGAATGTGGGAAATGTGGAAAATCCTTTAGCCAAAGTTCAAGTCTCATTCAATACCAGAGAGTTAACACTGGaaaaaggccttatgagtgcaatGAATGTGGAAAACCATTTAGCCAAATCTCTGCCTTCTGttatcatcagagagttcacactggagaaagaccATTTAAGTGCATTGATTGTGAGAAATCCTTTGCTGCATACCTCAGCCTCATTAACCATAGGAGAATTCACACTGGATAA